A stretch of Bradyrhizobium sp. AZCC 2262 DNA encodes these proteins:
- a CDS encoding ABC transporter substrate-binding protein produces the protein MIRPSRRSIVGLGAAAAGTLLLPRFAIGQADNRPAITIAVQKVTNSNTLDVLREQSNVGERVFFSSLWEALIGKNWRGSLETVPGLATEWRRIDDQTVELKLRPGVKFHNGDEMTAEDVVFSFGRERMFGSTEAKNRTTIKAFEQIPTPRPGKELPPEVSAAARRIWPDLIRVDAVDKYTVRFVNATPDVTLEGRLSRYGSDILSRRGWEEAASYLDWARKPITTGPYKVVEFRPDVSLTLEAHDEYWGGRPPLKRIRFVEVPEVSSRVNGLITGDYQFACDIPPDQIAGIEKNAAFEVQGGTILNHRLTVFDKNHPQLANPLVRRAFTHAIDRQAIVDSLWSGRTRVPRGLQWEYYADMFQADWTVPEYNPALAQDLLKQANYKGDAIPYRLLNNYYTNQVATAQILVEMWKAVGLNVQIETKENWTQIMERSNTRAVRDWSNSAPFNDPVSSIVAQHGPNGQQQQIGEYANTEVNTLSEFLETSTDRPARRKAFRRMLEICEREDPAYTVLHQNAVFTAKPKSIKWKAAPAFAMDFRAGNFEA, from the coding sequence ATGATACGCCCCTCCCGCCGCTCGATCGTCGGCCTCGGCGCCGCCGCAGCCGGCACGCTGTTGCTGCCACGCTTTGCGATCGGACAGGCCGACAACAGGCCGGCGATCACGATCGCGGTGCAGAAGGTCACCAACTCGAACACGCTCGATGTGCTGCGCGAACAGTCCAACGTCGGGGAGCGCGTGTTCTTCTCCTCGCTGTGGGAGGCGCTGATCGGAAAGAACTGGCGCGGCAGCCTGGAGACCGTTCCCGGCCTCGCCACCGAATGGCGCCGCATCGACGACCAGACCGTCGAATTGAAACTGCGTCCGGGCGTGAAGTTTCACAATGGCGATGAGATGACGGCCGAGGACGTTGTGTTCAGCTTCGGCCGCGAGCGCATGTTCGGCAGCACCGAAGCCAAGAACCGCACGACAATCAAGGCGTTCGAACAGATCCCGACGCCCCGCCCGGGCAAGGAACTGCCGCCTGAGGTCTCTGCCGCGGCCCGCCGCATCTGGCCGGATCTCATACGCGTCGACGCCGTGGACAAATACACGGTGCGCTTCGTCAATGCGACGCCGGACGTTACGCTGGAAGGCCGCCTGTCCCGTTACGGCTCCGACATCCTGAGCCGCCGCGGTTGGGAAGAAGCCGCGAGCTATCTCGACTGGGCGCGCAAGCCGATCACGACCGGTCCTTACAAGGTTGTCGAGTTCAGACCTGACGTATCGCTGACGCTGGAGGCCCACGACGAATACTGGGGCGGACGGCCGCCGCTGAAGCGCATCCGGTTCGTCGAGGTTCCGGAAGTCTCAAGCCGCGTCAACGGGCTCATTACCGGCGACTATCAGTTCGCCTGCGATATTCCGCCGGATCAGATTGCCGGCATCGAGAAGAATGCCGCCTTCGAGGTTCAGGGCGGCACGATCCTCAACCACCGCCTGACCGTGTTTGACAAAAATCATCCGCAGCTCGCCAATCCGCTGGTGCGCCGCGCCTTCACGCATGCGATCGACCGGCAGGCGATCGTCGACAGCCTTTGGTCCGGACGCACGCGTGTGCCGCGTGGCCTGCAGTGGGAATATTACGCCGACATGTTCCAGGCCGACTGGACGGTTCCGGAATACAATCCAGCCCTGGCGCAGGACCTGCTCAAGCAGGCGAACTACAAGGGCGACGCGATTCCGTACCGCCTGCTCAACAACTACTACACCAACCAGGTGGCGACCGCGCAGATCCTCGTCGAGATGTGGAAGGCCGTTGGCCTCAACGTCCAGATCGAGACCAAGGAGAACTGGACCCAGATCATGGAGCGCTCCAACACGCGGGCGGTGCGCGACTGGTCCAACTCCGCGCCGTTCAACGATCCGGTTTCTTCCATCGTCGCGCAGCACGGCCCGAACGGCCAGCAGCAGCAGATCGGCGAGTACGCCAACACTGAGGTTAATACGCTCTCGGAATTCCTGGAAACCTCGACCGACCGCCCCGCGCGCCGGAAGGCCTTCCGCCGCATGCTGGAAATCTGCGAGCGCGAAGACCCCGCCTATACGGTGCTGCATCAGAATGCGGTCTTCACCGCCAAGCCGAAGTCGATCAAGTGGAAGGCAGCGCCGGCCTTTGCGATGGATTTCCGCGCCGGCAATTTCGAGGCGTGA
- a CDS encoding sugar phosphate isomerase/epimerase family protein, producing MPASSDLPVVGAALTSTTLALHRGWILERQRDLEIQDFFEAETLDGDWRARVEMIRRLLDGYEGRLGIHGPFWGFKIDSQDPLIRAVVTRRLLQGLEVCEALGATQMVIHSPYTTWDYNNLDVNPGARARVIERVHATLGDVVKRAEGIGCELVIENIEDKDPMDRVQLANSFASPAVRVSLDTGHANYAHGSTGAPPADFYVDAAGDALAHVHLQDTDGYADRHWLPGEGNVGWPAVFRALGRLTSRPRLIIEVKDQTNIRAGATHLEALGLVV from the coding sequence ATGCCCGCCTCGTCCGATCTCCCGGTAGTTGGCGCGGCGTTGACCAGCACCACCCTCGCGTTGCACCGCGGCTGGATTCTCGAACGCCAGCGCGACCTCGAGATCCAGGATTTCTTCGAGGCGGAGACGCTCGATGGCGACTGGCGCGCACGGGTTGAGATGATCCGCAGACTTCTTGATGGCTATGAGGGTCGGCTTGGCATTCACGGGCCCTTCTGGGGCTTCAAGATCGACAGCCAGGATCCGCTTATCCGCGCGGTCGTCACCAGGCGTTTGCTTCAGGGGCTCGAGGTTTGCGAGGCTCTCGGCGCAACACAGATGGTCATCCATTCGCCCTACACGACCTGGGATTACAACAATCTCGATGTCAATCCCGGCGCCCGCGCCCGCGTCATCGAGCGGGTCCACGCGACGCTCGGGGATGTTGTGAAACGCGCCGAAGGCATCGGCTGCGAACTCGTCATTGAAAACATCGAGGATAAGGATCCAATGGATCGCGTGCAGCTTGCGAACAGTTTCGCAAGTCCGGCCGTGCGCGTCTCGCTGGATACCGGCCACGCAAACTACGCCCACGGCTCCACCGGCGCCCCGCCGGCCGATTTCTACGTCGATGCCGCCGGCGACGCGCTTGCCCATGTCCATCTGCAGGACACCGATGGCTATGCGGACCGGCACTGGCTTCCCGGCGAGGGCAACGTCGGCTGGCCGGCGGTGTTTCGCGCGCTGGGCCGTCTTACATCCCGTCCGCGCCTGATCATTGAGGTGAAGGACCAGACCAACATCCGCGCAGGCGCGACGCATCTCGAAGCGCTGGGACTCGTGGTCTGA
- a CDS encoding type II secretion system F family protein translates to MPQFRYRAVTHAGEIVVGEVDASSREEVVRRIEYLGHLTIDAEIAATGILNRGHRSIGKLPRSRDVSIFLRQLSLLIGAGLTLEAALQTLGDDASKGLAGFANGLRASISAGESFAEALERHPSIIDPTYVAMVRVGEASGKLEAVLRAIVEDRTRRELMTDRINSAIRYPLFLIGTAAAILLFFLIYVVPQFEPVFKDLGGRLNSGAALIVAASIWLRTNVDLSLGICLSLVLCAWLGFSRREWRARIVAAIARFPGVSGPMGDRRTARIVGTLGLLLENGVALPTALKILRDVVTEPDYVAAVDRVHEQVRNGRRFADALAETNLLPPLAVRMLRVGDDVGDLASIVRQASQFYEHKLGLSLDRLMGAIGPATIIVVSVVIGTLIVSIMSALLSITELAQ, encoded by the coding sequence ATGCCACAGTTCCGCTATCGCGCTGTTACGCATGCAGGAGAAATCGTCGTCGGCGAAGTCGATGCGTCATCGCGCGAGGAGGTGGTGCGGCGCATCGAGTATCTGGGACACCTGACAATTGATGCCGAGATCGCGGCGACGGGAATCCTCAATCGCGGTCACCGGAGTATTGGGAAGTTACCGCGATCCCGCGACGTTTCGATTTTTCTGCGACAGCTGTCGCTGCTGATCGGCGCCGGACTAACGCTCGAAGCGGCGCTCCAGACGCTCGGCGACGACGCCAGCAAGGGTCTTGCGGGCTTCGCCAACGGGTTGCGAGCATCGATTTCCGCGGGCGAGAGCTTCGCGGAGGCCCTGGAACGCCATCCTTCGATCATCGATCCCACCTATGTCGCCATGGTGCGGGTGGGCGAGGCGTCGGGCAAGCTCGAAGCAGTGTTGCGCGCGATCGTCGAAGACCGGACGCGCCGGGAGCTGATGACCGATCGGATCAACTCGGCGATCCGCTATCCCCTGTTTCTGATCGGTACCGCCGCGGCCATCCTTCTGTTTTTTCTGATCTATGTCGTCCCGCAATTCGAACCGGTGTTCAAAGACCTCGGCGGGCGTCTCAATTCGGGCGCGGCGTTGATCGTAGCCGCCTCCATTTGGCTGCGCACCAACGTCGATCTGTCTCTGGGGATCTGTCTGTCGTTGGTCCTCTGCGCCTGGCTGGGGTTCAGCCGGCGCGAATGGCGGGCGCGGATCGTCGCCGCCATCGCAAGGTTTCCGGGAGTTTCCGGTCCGATGGGTGACCGGCGTACCGCGCGCATCGTCGGAACGCTCGGCCTTCTGCTCGAAAATGGTGTGGCGCTTCCGACCGCGCTGAAAATCCTGCGCGATGTCGTGACCGAGCCGGACTACGTCGCCGCGGTCGACCGTGTGCACGAGCAGGTACGAAATGGCAGGCGTTTCGCCGACGCGTTGGCGGAAACGAATCTGCTTCCGCCGCTTGCGGTAAGAATGCTCAGGGTCGGGGACGATGTCGGCGATCTGGCTTCCATCGTGCGTCAGGCGTCGCAATTCTATGAACACAAGCTCGGTCTGAGCCTCGACCGTCTGATGGGAGCGATAGGACCTGCCACGATTATTGTTGTCAGTGTCGTCATCGGCACGTTGATCGTATCGATCATGAGCGCGCTGCTGAGCATCACGGAGCTGGCGCAATGA
- a CDS encoding prepilin-type N-terminal cleavage/methylation domain-containing protein: protein MPRTRTTDRRAGFTLIEVVAVMLIIALVASLAVTTIPGTGRGRLKALTLETAALLRRERLGAVMTGRERQVSIDGEKRVLVGDGGDVVAVPRDVVLDILGIDALWSGRQAVVRFHPDGASTGAVLKLSREKAEYEIRVNWYTGGVAIAP from the coding sequence ATGCCTCGAACGCGAACCACAGATCGGCGCGCCGGATTCACCCTGATCGAGGTGGTGGCCGTCATGCTTATCATTGCCCTGGTCGCATCGCTTGCGGTCACGACGATCCCCGGCACGGGACGCGGCCGGCTGAAGGCGCTCACGCTTGAAACCGCTGCGCTGCTTCGGCGCGAGCGGCTTGGCGCAGTCATGACGGGGCGAGAACGCCAGGTGTCGATCGATGGCGAGAAACGCGTTCTGGTCGGCGACGGCGGCGATGTCGTCGCGGTTCCGCGCGACGTCGTGCTCGACATTCTCGGTATCGACGCCTTGTGGTCGGGGCGCCAGGCTGTCGTGCGATTCCATCCGGATGGGGCGTCGACCGGAGCGGTGCTGAAACTATCGCGTGAAAAGGCCGAATATGAAATTCGCGTCAATTGGTACACCGGCGGCGTCGCGATTGCGCCGTGA
- a CDS encoding prepilin-type N-terminal cleavage/methylation domain-containing protein translates to MKFASIGTPAASRLRRDGRKRQAGFTLLEALVALALILAFAAVLGPHLSQARRIMHHAEGRVAAQVLLRSLLDAPFDRSGLANASRKGEASELRWRIAAEPVLAAAPGAPDQPRWLPYRVTASVAWGSDQVIAAETIRLGRPEP, encoded by the coding sequence ATGAAATTCGCGTCAATTGGTACACCGGCGGCGTCGCGATTGCGCCGTGACGGCCGCAAAAGGCAGGCAGGATTTACGCTGCTCGAGGCTCTCGTTGCTTTGGCGCTGATTCTAGCGTTTGCAGCAGTGCTTGGTCCGCATTTGTCGCAGGCGCGCCGCATCATGCACCATGCCGAAGGCCGCGTGGCCGCGCAAGTCCTGCTGCGCTCGCTGCTCGACGCTCCATTCGATCGCTCCGGTCTGGCAAACGCTTCGCGGAAGGGCGAGGCGAGCGAGTTACGATGGCGCATCGCCGCGGAACCGGTGCTTGCCGCTGCGCCCGGCGCGCCGGATCAGCCGAGATGGCTGCCATATCGCGTGACCGCGAGCGTAGCGTGGGGCTCCGATCAGGTCATTGCCGCCGAAACGATACGGTTAGGCAGGCCGGAGCCATGA
- a CDS encoding prepilin-type N-terminal cleavage/methylation domain-containing protein, with product MKMQNGRARLGCDGFTLVEVLAALAIASVIIMASAALIRNVALFFDRGTRGVTEAERLMLAVERLAGDFGSARFAWRRTEDGAAAAFAAEQAGSERPASVVFVGAGRAASTARVDDDLISLTVEEDGEVRRLVRRRATWPGPRARFEDVTPQDPVVLIEGKVDISFVFGRVTPDGALAWYASWAGERVLPRYVRLMLRDRATGADLLGEADFMIRANAPAACGRADAALACLSAAPPAQTDTSETERLTR from the coding sequence ATGAAGATGCAGAACGGACGGGCGCGTCTCGGATGTGACGGCTTCACCCTGGTCGAGGTTCTCGCCGCACTCGCGATCGCCTCCGTGATCATCATGGCGAGCGCCGCGCTGATCCGCAACGTCGCTCTCTTCTTCGACCGCGGAACGCGGGGTGTGACCGAAGCGGAGCGCCTGATGCTGGCTGTCGAACGTCTGGCTGGCGATTTCGGCTCGGCCCGTTTCGCTTGGCGACGAACGGAGGACGGCGCCGCCGCTGCCTTTGCTGCCGAACAGGCCGGCAGCGAACGGCCGGCGAGCGTTGTCTTTGTCGGGGCAGGGCGCGCTGCTTCGACGGCGCGCGTTGACGACGACCTTATCAGCCTGACCGTCGAAGAGGACGGTGAGGTCAGGCGCCTGGTCAGACGTCGCGCGACATGGCCCGGACCGCGCGCCCGCTTCGAAGATGTGACGCCGCAAGACCCGGTCGTGCTGATCGAGGGTAAAGTAGACATCTCATTCGTGTTCGGACGCGTCACGCCGGATGGAGCGCTTGCGTGGTACGCGAGCTGGGCCGGCGAGCGCGTGCTGCCACGTTATGTACGGTTGATGTTGCGGGACCGGGCCACCGGCGCCGATCTGCTCGGCGAAGCCGATTTCATGATTCGCGCCAATGCTCCCGCTGCCTGCGGGCGCGCCGACGCGGCTCTCGCGTGCCTGTCTGCCGCACCGCCGGCCCAGACCGACACATCCGAGACGGAAAGGCTCACGCGATGA
- a CDS encoding PilN domain-containing protein, with protein MRIGAILRRWIEILAALYLAWRESRRELRSLVVTPGNGHVVVRHAKPARDAMLRDAHAGDIVATLRPGAEVSADLSRAAHASFVVLEFPADKVVMRRITVPAQARKFLSGVIRNQIERLSPWPANGVVYGFAAEAGAGDAAVVEVRILMAARADVDAARQDLAALGLPVDRIVARGSDTEAADETAGSVTLWSRLADTSPERHGSLVRAIGIGIAASVTVSLLLGSWALLSAAAIRDESEEVAARSRVLQRQVQTRRTAASAASIPPAERAWLLKETSISSVILIEALSRALPDSAYVSEIRLEKESLRIMGLAGDAPALLAPLERSDHFTDVHFFAPTARGPDGKLFRFSIEAHVEPRIKIGEQ; from the coding sequence ATGCGTATCGGCGCGATCTTGAGACGATGGATCGAAATCCTGGCGGCCTTGTACCTGGCCTGGCGTGAGAGCCGGCGTGAACTTCGCTCGCTGGTCGTGACGCCCGGGAACGGGCATGTCGTCGTTCGGCACGCGAAGCCTGCGCGCGACGCGATGCTGCGGGACGCTCACGCGGGGGACATTGTCGCGACCTTGCGCCCCGGAGCGGAGGTCTCGGCGGATCTGTCGCGCGCGGCGCATGCCAGTTTTGTCGTCCTCGAATTTCCCGCCGACAAGGTCGTGATGCGGCGTATTACCGTGCCGGCACAGGCGCGCAAGTTCCTGTCCGGGGTCATCCGCAACCAGATCGAGCGCTTGTCGCCCTGGCCCGCCAATGGCGTGGTGTATGGATTTGCGGCTGAAGCGGGCGCGGGAGATGCCGCTGTTGTCGAGGTGCGCATTCTCATGGCTGCGCGCGCCGATGTCGATGCGGCGCGACAGGACCTGGCCGCGCTCGGCCTGCCGGTCGATCGCATCGTGGCGCGCGGCTCCGATACCGAAGCCGCGGACGAGACCGCCGGCTCGGTGACCTTGTGGTCGCGGCTTGCGGATACCTCGCCTGAAAGGCATGGCAGCTTGGTCCGGGCAATCGGTATCGGAATTGCTGCCTCGGTAACCGTGAGTCTGCTTCTCGGCTCATGGGCGCTACTGTCGGCCGCAGCCATTCGAGATGAAAGCGAGGAGGTCGCGGCCCGCTCCAGGGTTCTGCAGCGACAGGTTCAAACCCGCCGCACGGCCGCTTCAGCGGCATCGATCCCACCGGCAGAACGGGCGTGGCTGCTAAAGGAAACATCCATATCGAGCGTGATCCTGATCGAGGCACTGTCCCGGGCTTTGCCGGATTCGGCCTACGTCAGCGAAATTCGTCTGGAAAAGGAAAGCCTGCGGATCATGGGGCTCGCCGGCGACGCTCCGGCGTTGCTCGCGCCGCTTGAGCGATCCGACCATTTTACCGATGTGCATTTCTTCGCGCCGACGGCGCGAGGGCCGGACGGCAAACTCTTCAGGTTTTCCATCGAGGCACATGTCGAACCCCGCATCAAAATCGGGGAGCAATGA
- the gspM gene encoding type II secretion system protein GspM, with amino-acid sequence MPKLDREQALSVAALALLLLLCVSVVGLLLQARADAVREASERREILARLEAKLRTVSSRPTAAAPPAAFLDASTQGLASAQLQSYLAQLADDQRASLVSSGGEAGKRDDAPDTIRLQATLDMNLKALRAFLYQLESGTPYVFVDALTVQPAGATAGRAVEDPLLRITLSLRALWRRGTP; translated from the coding sequence ATGCCGAAGCTCGACCGTGAGCAGGCCCTCTCCGTCGCGGCTCTGGCGCTGCTGCTATTGCTGTGCGTGAGTGTGGTGGGGTTGTTGCTTCAGGCGCGCGCGGATGCTGTGCGGGAAGCTTCTGAACGGCGCGAGATACTCGCGCGCCTCGAAGCCAAGCTGCGGACAGTATCAAGCCGGCCCACCGCAGCGGCGCCACCCGCTGCATTTCTCGATGCATCGACCCAAGGCCTCGCGAGCGCGCAGTTGCAGTCATATCTGGCGCAATTGGCCGACGATCAGCGCGCCAGCCTTGTTTCATCGGGGGGAGAAGCCGGCAAGCGCGACGATGCGCCCGATACGATTCGCCTTCAGGCCACGCTCGATATGAATTTGAAGGCGTTGCGGGCGTTTCTGTATCAACTCGAAAGCGGAACGCCGTATGTATTCGTGGACGCGCTGACGGTGCAGCCGGCCGGCGCTACGGCCGGTAGAGCCGTCGAAGATCCCTTGTTGCGGATCACGCTGAGCTTGCGCGCGCTTTGGCGACGAGGGACGCCATGA